One Setaria viridis chromosome 3, Setaria_viridis_v4.0, whole genome shotgun sequence DNA window includes the following coding sequences:
- the LOC117850041 gene encoding stem 31 kDa glycoprotein isoform X1, which yields MALRLPSLLVLLLMVHATRARDMGLEMMTTSAASGAGAGITSSGAPAVASCPSWRLGVETNNIRGWYSIPAECRGYVRDYMFGDLFRQDCAVVVREAAAYAEGLELAGDGEAVWVFDIDDTALSNLPYYADTGFGAQPYNATYFEEYVAKATAPALPEVLELYEKLLALGIKVAFITGRHEYEREPTVKNLRSAGYHTWEKLVLKPRLEERSSKGILQESLALAHLAVVAGFVGGAVQVRRASEAGRRRVPHRWKHRRPVERPRRRAGGRPHLQGARPHVLRRLNSEIRPASMADRRCSMLAQLQMRMAVYFYFHMME from the exons ATGGCGCTCCGGCTCCCGTCGCTGctcgtgctgctgctgatggttCACGCGACACGCGCGCGCGACATGGGCCTGGAGATGATGACGACCTCCGCGGCgtcgggcgccggcgcgggcatCACCAGCAGCGGGGCGCCAGCGGTGGCGTCGTGCCCGAGCTGGCGCCTCGGGGTGGAGACGAACAACATCCGGGGCTGGTACAGCATCCCCGCCGAGTGCCGGGGCTACGTCCGCGACTACATGTTCGGCGACCTGTTCCGGCAGGACTGCGCGGTGGTGGTGCGCGAGGCCGCCGCATACGCCGAGGGGctggagctcgccggcgacggggaggcggtGTGGGTGTTCGACATCGACGACACCGCCCTCAGCAACCTCCCCTACTACGCCGACACGGGGTTCGG ggCTCAGCCGTACAACGCGACCTACTTCGAGGAGTATGTGGCGaaggcgacggcgccggcgctgccggaggtgctggagctctACGAGAAGCTGCTGGCGCTGGGCATCAAGGTGGCCTTCATCACCGGCAGGCACGAGTACGAGAGGGAGCCCACTGTCAAGAACCTCCGCAGCGCCGGCTACCACACCTGGGAGAAGCTCGTGCTCAA gccccgtttggaagAGAGGTCTTCGAAAGGAATTTTACAGGAATCCCTGGCACTCGCGCATCTC GCCGTCGTCGCTGGGTTCGTCGGTGGTGCCGTACAAGTCCGGCGAGCGTCAGAAGCTGGTCGACGCCGGGTACCGCATCGTTGGAAACATCGGCGACCAGTGGAGCGACCTCGTCGGCGCGCCGGAGGGCGACCGCACCTTCAAGGTGCCCGACCCCATGTACTACGTCGGCTGAATAGTGAGATCCGGCCTGCCTCCATGGCTGATCGCCGTTGTAGTATGCTTGCGCAACTACAAATGAGAATGGCCGTTTACTTCTACTTCCACATGATGGAATAA
- the LOC117850041 gene encoding acid phosphatase 1 isoform X2, protein MALRLPSLLVLLLMVHATRARDMGLEMMTTSAASGAGAGITSSGAPAVASCPSWRLGVETNNIRGWYSIPAECRGYVRDYMFGDLFRQDCAVVVREAAAYAEGLELAGDGEAVWVFDIDDTALSNLPYYADTGFGAQPYNATYFEEYVAKATAPALPEVLELYEKLLALGIKVAFITGRHEYEREPTVKNLRSAGYHTWEKLVLKPSSLGSSVVPYKSGERQKLVDAGYRIVGNIGDQWSDLVGAPEGDRTFKVPDPMYYVG, encoded by the exons ATGGCGCTCCGGCTCCCGTCGCTGctcgtgctgctgctgatggttCACGCGACACGCGCGCGCGACATGGGCCTGGAGATGATGACGACCTCCGCGGCgtcgggcgccggcgcgggcatCACCAGCAGCGGGGCGCCAGCGGTGGCGTCGTGCCCGAGCTGGCGCCTCGGGGTGGAGACGAACAACATCCGGGGCTGGTACAGCATCCCCGCCGAGTGCCGGGGCTACGTCCGCGACTACATGTTCGGCGACCTGTTCCGGCAGGACTGCGCGGTGGTGGTGCGCGAGGCCGCCGCATACGCCGAGGGGctggagctcgccggcgacggggaggcggtGTGGGTGTTCGACATCGACGACACCGCCCTCAGCAACCTCCCCTACTACGCCGACACGGGGTTCGG ggCTCAGCCGTACAACGCGACCTACTTCGAGGAGTATGTGGCGaaggcgacggcgccggcgctgccggaggtgctggagctctACGAGAAGCTGCTGGCGCTGGGCATCAAGGTGGCCTTCATCACCGGCAGGCACGAGTACGAGAGGGAGCCCACTGTCAAGAACCTCCGCAGCGCCGGCTACCACACCTGGGAGAAGCTCGTGCTCAA GCCGTCGTCGCTGGGTTCGTCGGTGGTGCCGTACAAGTCCGGCGAGCGTCAGAAGCTGGTCGACGCCGGGTACCGCATCGTTGGAAACATCGGCGACCAGTGGAGCGACCTCGTCGGCGCGCCGGAGGGCGACCGCACCTTCAAGGTGCCCGACCCCATGTACTACGTCGGCTGA